Below is a genomic region from Brassica rapa cultivar Chiifu-401-42 chromosome A08, CAAS_Brap_v3.01, whole genome shotgun sequence.
ATTTTCACTACCCGCGGGCCGGACCGCAAAGTCCTATATAGCAAGCGGGGCGGGTTTGGGTAGAGGTTTGGGAACCGCGGGTTACGGCGGGCTGACCCGCAAAGATCCGCCAGAGATAGAGACCGCAGCGGGGCGGGCCACGGCGGTGCGGGTTGTCCCAATTGCCATTCCTAATATATGGTGTCTATTTAGCACCATCAATGCCTCTTTTAATGATCTGATCTCCTTTATGTTTTTGATTGACCGGTTATTTTTGCGTTGACTTTCTCCATAACCTCTTCGTTCTTCTTTGATTTGTTATCTTAGGGCGGTTATTGGTTTAAgaatttttaaagaattataaaattttaagaatccATGGTTATTggtttatgaattttaaaactcttttcaaaattcattgttattggtttaaacacttttaaattttatttaaatcttttgttattcaaaaagtttagtttttattgattttgatATTCTATTAAATTCTATGGTTATTGGGAACtaaattctttatatttttactcATAAGCTAGACTTTGAAAATAGCATGTCTACTCATAAGATTTCTGAAATCTGTGTACTAATAAAAACATTCCCACAATAATAAAagagtaattcttgggttcaccccctaaggtgaacctctaggttcaccaaccaatagaatttcattatttcaaatttgatatcttctaaaaaaggaaacaaaatattgtcaagttatattatgtttttaaaataaaaaggtaaaaaaaataatagttacaaaaaaaaagtttttaaaaaaaaaatattattaacgtcgtcagcaaaatactaaaccctaaatcctaatccctaaatcctaaatcctaatccctaaaccctaaatccgaaaccctaaacccttggataaatcctaaa
It encodes:
- the LOC103833788 gene encoding uncharacterized protein LOC103833788, giving the protein MATVEAILNLLFHSSTKVTTEPYLHHLFLDLPPSTIYTDVLRSFTTKLDTHEPPPHESSNNKEMRTAFSLPAGRTAKSYIASGAGLGRGLGTAGYGGLTRKDPPEIETAAGRATAVRVVPIAIPNIWCLFSTINASFNDLISFMFLIDRLFLR